The genomic stretch GGGCAGCGGCTTGCCGGGAAAAAAGCGACTCGGGCGCACCCCGCGGAGGAGGAAACAGCAATGCACACACGATGGGCAACGGCGACACTGCTGCTGGCCGCGCTGATTCTGGCCGGATGCCAGCGATCCGAAAACAAGGAGCGCGGCGAGCAAATGTTTACCGCGATACGCGGCTACGGCAACGATCTGCGCTGGGGAGAATTTCGGCAGGCGGCAAGCCGCCTGTTGGCCCGCGAACCCGAGGCGAGAGACGCGCAACCGAAACCCCTGCCTGACGGCCTCCGAAAGATTCGCGTCTCGCAATACCGGATCAAGGAGATCGTGATCGACCCCGAAGGAAACGCGGCCACCGCCACGGCCGAGATCGACTACTACCATGCGGACAAACTAAGATTGCGCACGATTACCGACACCCAGAGCTGGTGGTACGAGGAAGAAGAGAAACAGTGGTACCTGGACGGCTCTCTGCCCGAATTCTGAAGCGGGCGCAGGGAAATCCCGCTCAGGTACGCAGCCTGCGTCCTCCATCCAGATAAAGCACTTCCCCGGTGGTGTAGCGGGCCTCCTCGATCAGGTAGCGTACGGCGGCCGCGACATCCCGCGGCTCTCCCGTGCGCCGCAACGGAATACCGGCCAGAATCTCCTGTTGCCTTTGCCGGTCCGCGTCCCCTTCCGGCCACAGGATGGCTCCCGGCGCCACCGCATTGACCCGTACCTCCGGAGCGAGTTCCGCCGCCAGGCAGCGGGTCAGCATGGCCATGCCGGCCTTGGTAACGCAGTACAGCGCATGCCCGGGCAGCGGCTTGTAGGCATAGAGATCCAGCAGGTTGACGATGCACCCCCGCGCCAGCCGCAGGGCAGATGCCGTCTGGCAGGCCAGCGCCAGCGGCGCCTGCAGGTGCACCGCTACGAATGCATCCCAGTCCCGCGCGCCGATCTCCGCCAGCGGCGTACATTGATAGAGGGAGGCATTGTTCACTAAAACATCCAGCCGCCCCCGGAACGCAAGCGCCCGCGACGCCAGCCGCTGCACCTCCTCCGGCCGGCTCAGATCTGCCCCGACGGCGAGAGCCGAACCCGGACGCTCCTCGTTCAACCGGGCGACCACCGCCCCCGCCTCCCGGCGGGAACGACGGTAGTGAACGACCGTATCGAAACCGGAGCGGTGCAACTCTTCCGCCACGGCCTTGCCGATGCGGCGCGCACCGCCAGTGACCAATGCCACGCCGGCGCTCATGCCCCGGCGCTCATGCCAATAGCAACAACGTTCCCATGACGACTTGCTATGCTAAGGCATCGCCGATCCAGGATAAACGGCCATGGACTACACGAACTCTACGCGGCCTGGCGGCGCGGAACTGCCGGCTCCGCGTCCGGCCAGCCGCCAGCGGAGCCGGCTGCTGCTGGGGCGGCTGCGCGAGGAAATCGCCTGCCGGGGCAGCATCGGTTTCGCCCGCTTCATGGAGCGGGCCCTGTACGCGCCCGGCCTGGGTTATTACGACTCCGACCAAGAACCATTCGGCCCCCGGGGAGACTTTATCACCGCCCCGGAGCTAGGCCCGCTGTTTGCCCG from Gammaproteobacteria bacterium encodes the following:
- a CDS encoding pteridine reductase, which produces MSAGVALVTGGARRIGKAVAEELHRSGFDTVVHYRRSRREAGAVVARLNEERPGSALAVGADLSRPEEVQRLASRALAFRGRLDVLVNNASLYQCTPLAEIGARDWDAFVAVHLQAPLALACQTASALRLARGCIVNLLDLYAYKPLPGHALYCVTKAGMAMLTRCLAAELAPEVRVNAVAPGAILWPEGDADRQRQQEILAGIPLRRTGEPRDVAAAVRYLIEEARYTTGEVLYLDGGRRLRT